A window from archaeon BMS3Bbin15 encodes these proteins:
- the dnaJ gene encoding chaperone protein DnaJ yields the protein MKKDYYEILGVSRDASSDEIKKKYRKLALKYHPDKNKSPEAEEKFKEISEAYAVLSDDEKRKLYDTYGHEGIDSRFSREDIFSGVNFGDIFSEGFGDFFDFIFGGGGVGRKGRRPRRGSDLRFDLKITLEEAFKGGEKLVSFSKLETCEVCGGTGAEKGLKKQCPKCRGSGNISFTRQTLFGVVSQYATCPSCKGSGEIITNPCKSCNGSGRVQVRRKLKVKIPAGIEDMARLRIEGEGEPGEAGAHHGDLYVVVHIKPHEFFRREGNDILCDIYITFSQAALGDEIEVPALDRKAKLKIHPSTQTHTVFKLKGEGMPYLNSSRRGNLYVRVIVKTPEKITHEMRAIFEKMAEQEKKVSEGLFEKIAKGVKGHSRIF from the coding sequence ATGAAGAAGGATTACTATGAAATCCTCGGAGTGAGCAGGGATGCCTCCAGTGACGAAATAAAGAAGAAATACAGGAAGCTTGCCCTGAAGTATCACCCGGATAAGAACAAGAGTCCCGAGGCAGAAGAGAAATTTAAAGAGATAAGTGAAGCATATGCTGTGCTCAGCGATGATGAGAAGCGTAAGCTTTATGATACCTATGGGCATGAGGGTATAGATTCAAGATTCAGCAGAGAGGATATCTTCAGTGGTGTGAATTTTGGAGATATCTTTTCAGAAGGTTTCGGCGACTTTTTTGATTTTATTTTTGGCGGAGGTGGTGTAGGGAGGAAAGGTAGAAGGCCAAGAAGAGGTTCTGACTTAAGGTTTGACTTGAAGATTACTCTTGAAGAAGCCTTTAAGGGCGGTGAAAAACTTGTGAGCTTTTCAAAGCTTGAGACATGTGAGGTATGTGGTGGTACTGGAGCAGAAAAAGGCTTGAAGAAGCAGTGCCCCAAATGCAGAGGCTCTGGTAATATCAGTTTCACAAGGCAGACACTTTTTGGTGTGGTTTCTCAGTACGCTACCTGCCCCAGTTGTAAAGGTTCTGGAGAGATAATAACAAATCCCTGTAAATCCTGCAATGGTAGTGGAAGAGTTCAGGTTAGAAGGAAGTTGAAGGTTAAGATTCCAGCAGGTATAGAGGACATGGCAAGGCTCAGGATAGAGGGTGAAGGCGAGCCTGGAGAGGCAGGAGCGCATCATGGAGACCTGTATGTTGTGGTGCATATTAAGCCTCATGAGTTCTTCAGAAGAGAGGGTAATGACATCCTCTGCGATATATATATAACTTTCTCTCAGGCAGCTCTTGGGGATGAAATTGAAGTTCCAGCTCTCGATAGAAAGGCAAAGCTTAAAATTCATCCATCTACTCAGACACACACTGTTTTTAAACTTAAAGGTGAAGGTATGCCCTATCTGAACAGCTCGAGGAGAGGTAATCTATATGTAAGAGTTATTGTTAAAACTCCTGAGAAAATTACCCATGAGATGAGGGCTATTTTTGAAAAAATGGCAGAGCAGGAGAAGAAAGTCAGCGAAGGCTTATTTGAGAAGATTGCAAAAGGGGTTAAAGGGCACAGTCGCATTTTCTAG